Proteins co-encoded in one Oreochromis aureus strain Israel breed Guangdong linkage group 3, ZZ_aureus, whole genome shotgun sequence genomic window:
- the LOC116326548 gene encoding galactose-specific lectin nattectin-like encodes MKLLTVSALLCAMLGLTTAAGQHHVEKRAICCPHGWNKYGYRCFRYYSNPLNWAEAQRACESVNANLASVRNIRDYYFIRKVIYHATHANGETWIGGSDGQVERYWFWIDGTRFSYTRWCRTQPDNFSGNQNCMTMNWLGKDCWDDQHCGIRHPYVCVKNMLSFLG; translated from the exons ATGAAGCTGCTGACTGTGTCTGCACTACTTTGTGCAATGCTGGGTCTGACGACTGCTGCTG gacAACATCATGTAGAGAAAAGAGCCATATGTTGTCCCCATGGCTGGAATAAGTACGGCTACCGATGCTTCCGTTATTATTCGAATCCTTTGAACTGGGCTGAGGCTCAG AGagcctgtgagtctgtgaatGCAAACCTGGCATCCGTACGCAATATCAGGGACTACTACTTCATTCGCAAGGTTATATATCATGCCACTCATGCCAATGGAGAAACATGGATTGGAGGCTCTGATGGACAAGTG gAGCGTTACTGGTTTTGGATCGATGGAACTCGCTTCAGTTATACACGCTGGTGTCGCACACAGCCTGACAACTTTTCAGGCAATCAGAACTGCATGACAATGAACTGGCTAG GAAAAGACTGCTGGGATGATCAGCACTGTGGCATCAGACACCCATACGTCTGTGTCAAGAACATGCTTTCGTTCTTAGGCTGA